The Mauremys reevesii isolate NIE-2019 linkage group 1, ASM1616193v1, whole genome shotgun sequence genome segment GGCACAGCCCTGGGAATATGGTTAGTTATTAAACTATCTCTATGTAGTGAATGTTGACTAAATGTTTGGtagtttttttaaattgctgcatAGGCAAGGGTCTCTTGAAAAGCAAACGTTGAATCTGGAAGGTCAAATATCTTGAGTCTAAACTACTTGACCAGTGTCCCTTAACCTTATAGAGAAAAATTGTCCATAGTTCCACGAAGATTAGGTAGCTTGATTGGTTAATATTAAGCATCTTTCAGTAAAGATGAAAAGCTGCTCTAAATGGCATGATTTGCACTGTGATCCAGAAATGACTGGGTTCAGAGCACCTATTTTTGCACAGCGACTGAGGCAAATAAACATAGCTTTATTGGATCCTCCTCCTGTCATATTGCAGGTTTTGCTCAGTAAAGCAATGGTGTTGCATTTTAAAGGTTAAAACGTTGTTCTTGCATGAAGTGCCACATCTATTTTAAAGCTACTCTACTTGATCGTAATAAAGCCATTTAACTGAAGATTTAATCAATCTGGCTTTAATGTATATGacttattaaataaaatgtatggTAAAATGGTGTAGAACTGAAAATATCTCTTGTAATTTATTTTGTTATACTTAATACTTTGAAAAATGAGCAAAATTTTAATTTACATTAGTTTTTTAGCAGCAGGCAAGCAGCACTCAACTGCAAAGGCCAGCTAGGAGCATGAATATGATCTAATGTGACTATATGGCCAGCCTCTCtcgcatttaaaaaaaaacaaaagaaaaaccatTCTACAGTATTACAGAAAGATAAAttggcattaaaaataaaatggagaaaTGCTTTCTACCACAAAGCCACATGGTTTCACTCTACTGAGGGAACAAGAAAAGCGTATCTTGTATTCTGAACAAATTCAATGGATCACGATGAgctgcagttttaatcacatcaGTGATTTCTCAAACTAGTGTATTTATACTGGAGGAGTGAACATCTTTAAGCAAAGCTCCGCCTTTAGGAAGAGAAATCTTAATAATCATGCTTTAAAATAGTTAACGTGACAAAGCACTTGCCTTCTGTGTAGGTAAACCATTGGCAGATAGAGGGTGGGGTTCTACATTTAATTAGTCACATTTCAAAGTAAATCCTTTCCCCTTAAATTTGGCATGTACCATTTGGATGCTGATTAAAACTTGTCTTGATTTGACCATATTAGTATCACATACTGAGATATTCCTTTCTTTTGAGACTGAAAGCTGCGCACAGTTATTTTTAATACTCCTTAATGGTTAACTACATAGCATCTCTTATGCTTCGGTAAATGACTACTTCTGTTctctaaaatatattttgtagTATGTTCAGAGTCTTGTCATTCAAATATTGATTCTAATCAGTTCGAATCTTGGAATTTGCAGGTGCTGTGAGCGATGTTGAAATGCAGGAACATTATGATGAATTCTTTGAGGTATGTTGAAATtcactgtttaaaatgtattGTATTCTTCAAAGGCAAAGTTTAGTTGGTGGCAgagaaaaattacaaaaataaaccCTCCAGCTAATCCTTGATGGTACCAAAAAAGGAAAACTATAATTCTCTCAGATTTACCACCCCTAATTCTGATAAATAGGGCTTTAAATGCACATTACAAGaaacactccctgccccaaagaatgtaCTGTTTAAATGATAATAAGATTGGATTCTGGGAGTGATCAGGGAAGGGTGGTGGAGAGGGGAGAAAACACAAATTAGACATTTGATTGCTTGACTGAAATGTGTATCCTGTTAGTGTCTAGATATTTTTTGTATAACTTCAGTTTTACATATTAAACATATAGTCCCTGCTGTAGTCCCTCTTTAATTTACATATAACTCTATTGTTTATATTAGACCTTGGATTACCTTTCAAAACAAAATACTGTATGGTCTATTTTTGGTGTGTCTCCCATTCTGCCTTTTCCTCACACAGTTGAGTTAAAAAGTATACTTCAAAATTTATTAATTGTTTGCTAACACTgaagtgtagggtgaccagacagaaagttCGAAAAATTGGACCAagggatgggggggtaatagaagTCTATAtaagagagacccaaaaatcgggagatttggtcaccctaagtgtAGTAGACTGGAAGATTGGCTTTTCTTTCCAAAAGGCATGGCTTTAGTGTCTTGTATATCTCATTTTCTAAATAAAGAAAAGTTACCTTTTAGTTGTGTAGTTAATTACTTTATCCTTGTAGTACTCAGTGTATTAAATATTGTCCATGCACACAGGCTGATACAGTGCCTGCCCAGAAATTTACAGTCTTAGAACAAAAATGTATGAAGGGTGTTGGGAGAGAGAATAGTCTTCCTGCTTAGTAATGATTAATTGTCTTGTGGGTATGTTTAATCCATCTAATTTGCacaatatgttttttttaataaatttctcTATATTTAGGAGGTCTTCACGGAAATGGAAGAAAAGTATGGTGAAGTTGAGGAGATGAACGTTTGTGATAACCTTGGAGATCATCTAGTTGGAAATGTATATGTAAAGGTAAGATACAAAAGCACCTCTGCAATACATCATGAATACAAATTTTCTTTAATATACAcaattaacattttcaaaacatggcGGCACCTTTATGAAAGTAAATACCTGTACATTGGAGAGAGAGTTTGTGTGTTTGGATGGATTAGAATCCAAACCAGGCAGAGTGGCAATACATCCCCTTACAGTTGAATCTGTCTTGTTTTCATAAAGTTTGATCTCACCTTTTTAGTTGTGAAGATACTTCACATAGATGAACTGTTGTCTGATTTACATTTGGGCATTGAAATTCAGAGCAGTGAACTATAAAATTGTTGACTTACAAGTGTGACTGTGACCTGCTCGATTAAATGTTAATTACTTCATTGTTGGAGAAAGGCCTGGTTGTATTCAGCAAATGCACTTGAGAGGAGTTTCCATTTACACAGAATGTCTTGCAATTCCTCTAAAGCCTCTCAGAACAGTCACACTAGATGGTTTTAAGGAGAAGACTAGAATAACTGGGTTCAGTTTTGACTTTAATTGTGACCAGGATCAGCTCAGTCCACTCAAGTAAAAAATACTGAACTGTCATACTGTGTGTTAATTTGTGTGTCAACTGGTTAAAGTACAATACAAGTAAacgtttttaaataaaattccaaTCAGTTTTTTTCAGATGTTGCAAGACTGTTAGCTTGTTTTATATTCTTCCTGTGAAACGTAATAAATAGAATATTTACACTGTTGCGCATTACAGTATTAAACTTTAAAATTAGAAGTATAGTACACTTAAAGGGGTCAATCAGATGAAAATCATACTTTAAAAATTCTTACCCATCTTGCTAGCAGTTGAATTTATTAGAACTGTCATAACTTGCCTGCTCTTTGCACCTTGCTCAACTTGAACATTGAGacgatttttttttataatgttgGTGAGATCATTATGCAAACTGGAATAGGTATAAAAAACAGATTAAATGAAATGGCATTTGTACAAGCCTGACCCtgaagggaagagggggaggagagagtaaCTGGGCATTTACAAAATTGGTGAAATGCATACAGCCATTTTAAGTATTACTAGATTTATCCTGACACCCTTCTTAACCACAATCATTGATGGAATTCGAAAAGTATTTATCACATGCTTATTTTCCAGTCAGTTTTGCTTTCTGGTTCTTATGTAATTAGCACTGTGTATTGTTTTGGAGTGTAAACACTGAAAGGTGGGATATTGGTTTAAATCTCCCAGAACCTTGTTATTGCGCACTTAATCTTCTGAATTAAGTGTTTATCAAATCTTCTTAGAGAACACAAATTCATGGTCTAAAATGCTTGACAGCCTCCTTTTAAGCTCTAATTGTCCAGTAACTAGTGAGTTAGATAACGATTTTCTGATATACTTGCAAGTTATGATATTTAATTCATATTCCTTACAAATGCCTGCAAGACCAAGTAGTCTTTTAAACATGGAATGTTAATGTTCAACAAAATTATTTAGTCTGAAGAGAAACCACTAAGTCTTCTCCAGATTGACTGTTCATGTTTAAAATGTTACTGCTTAAATAATAAACTGAATGGACCCACATATGTTTTATTAAAACACCATTTAAGAGTAGGGGCAAATAGAATATAAAATGGGCTTCTAGTTTTATTGCTGGCCTTGAGCATGTGTTAAATATCCAGCCGGGAATTAAAATAGATCAAACATTACCATTTATGTAATATTTTGAGAATGTTAATTTTACTTTCTTCTCAGTTTCGTCGTGAAGAAGATGCAGAAAAGGCTGTGATTGATCTGAACAATCGCTGGTTTAACGGTCAGCCAATTCATGCTGAGCTTTCACCTGTGACTGACTTCAGAGAAGCTTGTTGCCGTCAGTATGAAATGGGGTAATGAAATGATACTTGCTACTGCTTATTTATTATAGTAGCTTAGAGATACCTCCAAGTTAAGCTTTTCATGAGTGTAAGGTTTCTCAAGTGCATTTCCAAACGATGCATTCAGAGAAAATACACTTAAAGCTACACTAACATCTAGATTCTAGAGCAAGCTCAATTCACATGCCTTAGCACCATGTGCACTCAGTCTCTTCATCTCTACAAAAATTTTCTCTTCACTTTTGGACATTCGTGCACCAGGCACACAGGTAATTCCATGTAAATTATGCTCATGTGTAACTCTGACTTCAGGGCAATTACGATATTTTACCAAGAGTCATGCTTCCCAATTTAATGTTTAAATTGTTTaatgttacattaaaaaaatcacagatcAGTTAACGTGACCACAGGTTTTATATAGAAGAAAAGCTAAGAGTATAAATTGGAAATGCTTTCTTTGTGGTAATTTTCTTCTGCTCCACAGAGAGTGTACGCGAGGAGGTTTCTGTAACTTTATGCATTTGAAGCCCATTTCCCGAGAATTACGACGTGAATTATATGGACGTCGTCGTAAGAAGTaagcatttatatttttaatttaaagccaactgatgcaaataatttagGGATTTTTTCCCTAAACTTTTTGAAGACATAAAGAATAGGATCGGACTTTGAGGAAAGTTGTTTAAATCATTTTTTCCTCTCCTGATCCAGTTCTGGTGTGGAATCGCGATCTGACTCTTCTGTAAATATTCAAGACTTAATCTGGCTTTAtggcaaattttaaaaataatcaaaaatgGAGGGTGGCAGAGAGAGTCAGTAATGTGAAGTACAGAGTTTCCAATCAGTTCATATCCATTCTATGTTGGGAAAGTGAAAGTGATGTCTGATTGGTGCATGTGTTAGATGAGTTGGTGATCTTGGTTCCATTGCTAGTGGACAGTTGCCAACATCACAAAATTCCATATCCGTTGGTGCTACTGTTCCCCTTTGGTAGGCATGCTGTGTATCGAATGGGCAATAGAGTTCCACGCAGTGGCAAAAAGGTTTCTGATTATCTTAATTTAGGCACGTTGGCGAACGTTGCATTGCTGCTGTCAGTATGAAACCTCTTTTGTTGATAGGACTTCACTTTCCAGTATTATCAGTTAAACACTTTCACAAACACAAACATTCATGTTTTTCTAAAAATGCTGTTGAATTGTCTTGCAATAGTTTGGGAATTGGAGGAGTAAACTTAATTGTGAAAAGTTCATATTGCATTGTTTCCTGCTTTCCTGATAAATTAagtattatttaattttaaattgaaaGTGTCAGGGATATATTTATACTAAGAATATTATAATATTGTAAAAGATGTGCTGCTGACTTAAGAGCCATATGGTTACTTTTCTGGTTCCTGACCTCTTTTCCCTTAGTCAGAAACACTTGAGCTTGGCCTCTCTTTCTGAAAAGCCTTCCTCATCCTTTCTTGTGAGATTATGAATATGGATTTTCAAGAATGGATTATGTATatttaaaggtgacctgccaGTATTGTAACCAAAATGAGACTTGTGCCAAACGTCCCAAATTACAAGGGGCAAAGTAAACATTCAGCACAAATGATCTTGCTTTTTCATCTTTTGCCTTACACATATACACTTCTACCCtatctcaaaaacaaaaaaaaaagcaccacaCAGTTTTGCTGTGACACACCAGAATGCATCATTCTTTCATGTCCTAGATCACCAAACTCCCCTGAAATACAAATTTGGTGTATTCACAAGTTGAGGCAAACACAGTTGCTCAGTTCCACTTTGAGCTCCACAGCAATGCCTATAAATAAAAAACTCTGTAGTTCATATTTAGTAgcgtaactttaaaaaaaatttaaatgtataATTTTCCATTTGGTAATAGAAATGACTTGTTAAAGCTTTTCAAAATCCTTCTCAAATATTTTTGTGACCTTCCTCCCTAAGAGGCTGGCTCTGGAGCTCTGAGTAGCTGTGACATCAGAGATGCATTTTTGGGCTCTTGCAGCTCACTGGCCTTACTATGTTGGTGATGGAGAAGGTGGAGACTGAAGAGGAGGAAAATGCTTTGATCTCATACTACTTGGGAAATTTAGTACGGAAAATCCTGATTTGTTaggcttttttttatatatagccGTCCCTATGGCTTTAGACTTGTAGTGTACCATTAAATCTGTAAATGACTACAAAAGACTTCTCACAGTGCTCTAACTGGTTCTGCGTAACAGTGCAATTAACTTAGAGGGGTACTTACAGGGAACTGACCCTTTTCTGGCCATTCAGACAAGTGACTGCAGGTAACAGTTTTCACTATACATACTGACCCTTCACTGTCTAAAACTGAAGAATTCTATAATGATGGCCTTGTGGGCTTGAAAGTGCTAGGCTCTTAGGTGGTGGAAGTACCTAATCACTACTTTATTTCAAACTCTATTGCTTTTTCTAGTGTTTTCGTTTGAATGAGTGATCCTTGGTACTCTGTAGAATATTGCCGCATTGTTTCACCATATTTAAGAACTACAATCTTAATGCTTTTTTGCAGGCATAGATCCAGGTCAAGGTCCCGTGAACGTCGTTCTAGATCCAGAGATCGTGGtcgtggaggtggtggtggtggaggtggaggaggaggcggcggtggaggaggaggaggaggaggaggacgggaACGTGATAGGAGGCGGTCAAGAGATCGTGAAAGATCTGGTCGATTCTGAGCCATGCCATTTTTACTATTGTGTCTGGTAGAAAGTGTTGTAGTCAATTGACCAAACAAGTTcctaatgagattttttttaaaaaagatgggctTCTGAATAAAAATTTGTAGTGATACAGTATTCTTTGTGTAACTTGTTTCTTGTGGGGGAAGTCTTTTTTTAACTGTCATTCCTCTTTCTTGACAAATAGCTGGATTAACTATGCTTGCGGTAAAGGTGGCAAATGTATAGGAGGTGCAAGTTTTTACATTCAGGTGTGAATTAACTGTTAAGGAAAATGTGCATGCCtgtgtatataatataaaatagtaTATTATATACATGGATAAAGTGCTATATTGCTTAAGAGACAGTTACAATTTAAGTTTCCCTTTTCTGCTATTCTGTCTGCTTATTTAGGTTAGTTTAGGCACATTTAAAGGAAGGCTGTGCAAAGTGCATTTATTTACTCAGTAGAAATGCTAAGTTGCAAAAATATGTATGTTAATAGAAGTCTGTGCACTGTGACTGTGGCATTTACAATAAATCCAATTCATTGGTGTAAAATCTAAAGCCTATTCTCTAAGCCCTCGAGTAGTTGAGTTGCTACTCCTGGCTATGCCAGAATTCATAGTtaaagggttttggttttttttattcttcacacacacacctacctgccTCAGGTGATTCCTTAGAAGGACAGTGTATCTAGTGCAGTATTCAGGCTAAAGTTATGAATGCAGTATCTTAGAACAGAACATCAAGTTATCAtgcaaaagctcatgctccatacAGCAGGATGAGTTCTGTATAAAAAATATCTGAGTATCAGATCCACCTTCATGGAAGGTTTTTTACTTGAAGTTCCATTGGCTGTCCTGTAACTGAAAGCATATCAGTATTCAGGATAAGGAGTAAGTTGGGCGCTAGTGAAAAGTACACTGTACCTTCTCCATCTGTTGCTCACATCTACTGTCAGTTAAAAGCATCTTTTCCTACATAAAGCACTTGCATAGCAAAGCTAATGGACAAGAGCATTTTATTACATTCTTAAGTTAAGATATTTTTAGGCTTACGCTGTCTACATTCTTCATTGCAGCTGTGAATCATAGCTGTACTTCATAAAGCAAAATACATTTTATGGGATTCAGTGCCTCTTCTAGCTCTAAAGCCTCTAACTGATGAGTTGCTGGAACATCTTAAGTGCTATATAACTTGTACAGTAGCTGACTTTAGAAGATGTATAATCAGACTTGGATCCCGGTCTGCTTATCAGTTCATGAAATAGCATAATGGGTTGCAGAAAGTATCCACCAGTTATAACTTTATGTACATCAGGAATTATTTATCTTCAGAAAGGGAGGAATTTACTAATGCTACTAGTGTTTTCAAAACCTTGTATTAATGCAAACTTGCCTAAAAGTGATTGAAGAATAGCTCTATCTAAATGCAGTGGATATAGACATTTTGTGGGCCAGGCTAATAACTaactttcagtttttattttttatcccCAAAAGATAAACATAAGAAAAGACCGCACTTGCTGGCACTTGGAAGTGGCAAATAGTGATTTACTACTAGGGAATACTGAAGGAGGGAAGCAGAAAATCTTACACATCTTACTTCTTTAAGGTGAACTTTTGGgccaaaataaaaattaagttaTTCCCAGATTTGTGCAGAATGCCTTCGCTAACCAGGTTAGGGGGAAATCGGCACATACAGAAACTTGGTTTTAAAGGCTAATGGCAAAGCAAAAGAAGCTTTTCTCTTACTGTACCATTATGATGTGTAAAGATGGCTTTGATCTATGTTTCAGTACACTAGAAATCGGGTTCTGGCTTCCTGTCACCTCAAGGACTTCAACAATGTTTCGAGGACCTTGGGTGTCAATACCACAATGAGCTGAAACCTGGGGGTAGCCCTGCCACCAATTGAGAGGTTGAGATTGTTAACTTAGCCCTCTAATTCACCTCAATGTACATGTTAAGATTTACCCATTTTCTCTTCAGTGACATTCTGTGTTACTTAATACCCCTTTCTAGTTAGATTGCAAAATCCAGCAAGATAGAGACAGTATTCATGTGCATTTAGGCAATGTCTACAAATAAATCAGGGATTATTTTCTTACGTTTTGTGTGGCAAACAGCATGtgtaagaccttgtctacaccaCAGAGTCCTGATGCTAACTAGCTAAACTGATATAAACCAGTGTCTACACAGTTATTTGTACcagtttatttaaataattttagcCTGGTACAGCTTTTGTTTGTAAACAAGACCTAAACTAG includes the following:
- the U2AF1 gene encoding splicing factor U2AF 35 kDa subunit isoform X4 codes for the protein MAEYLASIFGTEKDKVNCSFYFKIGACRHGDRCSRLHNKPTFSQTIALLNIYRNPQNSSQSADGLRCAVSDVEMQEHYDEFFEEVFTEMEEKYGEVEEMNVCDNLGDHLVGNVYVKFRREEDAEKAVIDLNNRWFNGQPIHAELSPVTDFREACCRQYEMGECTRGGFCNFMHLKPISRELRRELYGRRRKKHRSRSRSRERRSRSRDRGRGGGGGGGGGGGGGGGGGGGGGRERDRRRSRDRERSGRF
- the U2AF1 gene encoding splicing factor U2AF 35 kDa subunit isoform X2; its protein translation is MGTDVLDCTINQHLARQLDFKKNGTNTILIQNIYRNPQNSAQTADGSHCAVSDVEMQEHYDEFFEEVFTEMEEKYGEVEEMNVCDNLGDHLVGNVYVKFRREEDAEKAVIDLNNRWFNGQPIHAELSPVTDFREACCRQYEMGECTRGGFCNFMHLKPISRELRRELYGRRRKKHRSRSRSRERRSRSRDRGRGGGGGGGGGGGGGGGGGGGGGRERDRRRSRDRERSGRF
- the U2AF1 gene encoding splicing factor U2AF 35 kDa subunit isoform X3 — its product is MQEHYDEFFEEVFTEMEEKYGEVEEMNVCDNLGDHLVGNVYVKFRREEDAEKAVIDLNNRWFNGQPIHAELSPVTDFREACCRQYEMGECTRGGFCNFMHLKPISRELRRELYGRRRKKHRSRSRSRERRSRSRDRGRGGGGGGGGGGGGGGGGGGGGGRERDRRRSRDRERSGRF
- the U2AF1 gene encoding splicing factor U2AF 35 kDa subunit isoform X1, translated to MAEYLASIFGTEKDKVNCSFYFKIGACRHGDRCSRLHNKPTFSQTILIQNIYRNPQNSAQTADGSHCAVSDVEMQEHYDEFFEEVFTEMEEKYGEVEEMNVCDNLGDHLVGNVYVKFRREEDAEKAVIDLNNRWFNGQPIHAELSPVTDFREACCRQYEMGECTRGGFCNFMHLKPISRELRRELYGRRRKKHRSRSRSRERRSRSRDRGRGGGGGGGGGGGGGGGGGGGGGRERDRRRSRDRERSGRF